The following are from one region of the Nicotiana tabacum cultivar K326 chromosome 3, ASM71507v2, whole genome shotgun sequence genome:
- the LOC107808020 gene encoding uncharacterized protein LOC107808020, which yields MDRYVQNFLNKLSLAFLIIASLLLFLLFIKTPETCVNPNLTKPKPHHRFPKSTCHFSHRSKTSIKKHNRRLWSTKAWIQTVQSFKDQFQTLQAKNLFSKHSRALVVSAGPGHAVMALKEMGLHDVTGAELVDSPPLVSRADPHNLPFFDNAFDLGFSVYLDRALFPDRYVREMERAVRVGGACVVAVEECGGEVVEEVVKLFRKSKVLGVRNVTMGGEKRTRIVMRVTSD from the coding sequence ATGGATAGGTACGTCCAAAACTTCCTCAACAAGCTATCTTTAGCTTTCCTCATTATAGCCAGCCTtctccttttccttcttttcattaaAACCCCTGAAACCTGCGTTAATCCCAATCTCACAAAACCTAAGCCCCACCACCGTTTCCCCAAATCCACCTGCCATTTCTCCCACCGATCTAAAACCTCCATAAAGAAACACAACCGTCGTCTATGGTCCACAAAAGCCTGGATCCAAACAGTTCAATCATTTAAAGACCAATTCCAGACTCTACAGGCGAAGAATCTCTTCTCTAAACATTCACGGGCCCTTGTGGTCTCCGCCGGGCCGGGTCATGCGGTTATGGCCCTAAAAGAAATGGGCCTTCACGACGTTACAGGAGCTGAGCTCGTGGACTCGCCGCCGCTTGTCAGCCGCGCGGATCCGCATAATCTGCCATTTTTTGATAATGCATTTGATCTCGGGTTTAGTGTGTATTTGGATCGGGCATTGTTTCCGGATAGATATGTTAGGGAAATGGAGAGAGCGGTGAGAGTTGGCGGCGCGTGTGTAGTGGCTGTGGAAGAGTGTGGCGGCGAAGTGGTGGAGGAAGTGGTGAAATTGTTCCGAAAGTCTAAGGTGCTGGGGGTAAGGAATGTGACAATGGGTGGAGAAAAAAGGACTAGAATCGTCATGAGAGTTACAAGTGACTGA
- the LOC107808021 gene encoding nodulation receptor kinase-like, whose translation MMEVVNCWNTRLVKCGIICLLLFVQSAFAQEGFLSIQCCAPANFTEPSTNLSWISDETWFPENQSCIIRPVHKNTPYERARFFSSDIGHKWCYNLPTRIDQDYLVRGTFLSGNQVKALPHSSFVVLIGVTPLATVKSSSDELRVEGIFRATKNYTNFCQLNKKGKSYISKIELRPINPDYLKREPSEVLKLVHRVDSGNKGAEIRYPYDQYDRIWRPASNLDSEVTRIQPSIVKQANAETHRLLPPSLVLQTALTHPERLEFLHEDLDTEYHAYYLVLYFFEPNDSVQAGERVFHVYINNEKRLKVDILASGSRYLDVVLKFRANRAVNLTMIKASNLLQLGPICNAYEILKTMPRVKETAMEEVDIMVNVKMELLQHNQNNEILKSWLGDPCLPLPWHGLTCDRVNGTSVISQMNLSMGSFSGPSPPSIQKLMHLRKLDISNDGSSDTIKLFPSSSTFSARNSGRRRHLSNKLSKSIKESNSTADKGMANGKQNTSSAHKFVIGAAVGASLLVILAIIISMVCLYKRRVMAGPKFSMRSYSVTRNAVYSVPSTNTTLKSISIRNFTLEYIEAVTQNYKTLIGEGGFGSVYRGTLTDGEEVAVKVRSATSTQGTREFNNELTLLSAITHENLVPLLGYCCENDQQILVYPFMSNGSLQDRLYGAAAKRKTLDWPARLSIALGAARGLLYLHTFSERCLIHRDVKSSNILLDQSMCAKVADFGFSKYASQEGDSGTSLEVRGTAGYLDPEYYSTQHLSAKSDVFSFGVVLLEILTGREPLNINRPRNEWSLVEWAKPLIRNSRVEEIVDPTLKGGYHGEALWRVVEVALACTETYSTYRPCMADIIRELEDALIIENNASEYLKSLDSFGGSNRFSIERSIVLPPIKSQIESSSLLSNPAPPQPR comes from the exons ATGATGGAAGTGGTGAATTGCTGGAATACAAGGTTGGTGAAATGTGGTATCATCTGTCTGCTCCTGTTTGTTCAATCTGCCTTTGCACAAGAAG GATTTCTAAGCATACAGTGTTGTGCTCCTGCAAACTTTACTGAGCCAAGTACCAACTTAAGTTGGATTTCAGATGAAACTTGGTTCCCTGAAAACCAAAGTTGCATTATAAGGCCAGTGCACAAGAATACACCCTATGAACGAGCTCGATTTTTTAGCTCAGATATTGGTCATAAATGGTGTTACAACTTGCCAACCAGGATTGATCAAGACTATCTAGTAAGAGGTACATTTCTTTCTGGCAATCAAGTGAAGGCTCTCCCACACAgttcttttgttgttttgattggtGTCACACCATTAGCCACAGTGAAGTCATCATCTGATGAACTTAGGGTTGAGGGAATTTTTCGAGCTACTAAAAACTATACCAACTTCTGCCAATTGAACAAGAAAGGAAAATCTTACATTTCTAAGATTGAACTCAGACCAATAAATCCAGATTATCTGAAGAGGGAGCCTTCAGAAGTACTCAAACTTGTACATAGAGTAGATTCTGGAAACAAGGGTGCCGAAATCAG GTACCCATATGACCAGTATGATAGAATTTGGAGACCAGCGTCAAATCTAGATTCAGAAGTTACTCGCATCCAGCCATCCATTGTTAAGCAGGCCAATGCAGAAACACACCGTTTATTACCTCCTTCGTTGGTGTTACAAACAGCCCTGACACATCCGGAGAGGTTGGAATTCCTGCATGAAGACCTTGACACTGAATACCATGCCTACTATCTCGTCCTGTACTTTTTTGAGCCCAATGACTCAGTTCAAGCTGGAGAAAGGGTGTTTCATGTATACATCAACAATGAAAAGAGACTCAAGGTTGATATACTGGCTAGTGGTTCCAGATACCTGGATGTAGTTCTGAAGTTCAGAGCAAACAGGGCGGTTAATCTGACTATGATCAAGGCCTCAAATTTATTGCAACTGGGACCAATTTGTAATGCTTATGAGATTTTAAAGACTATGCCTCGAGTTAAAGAAACAGCCATGGAAGAAG TTGACATAATGGTGAATGTGAAGATGGAATTATTGCAACACAATcaaaacaatgaaatattaaAAAGTTGGTTAGGAGACCCTTGTCTTCCTCTTCCATGGCACGGTCTAACTTGTGATCGAGTTAATGGTACTTCAGTCATCAGTCAGAT GAATCTCTCCATGGGTAGCTTTAGTGGACCAAGCCCTCCTAGCATCCAAAAACTGATGCACCTAAGAAAACT GGATATCAGCAATGATGGCTCCAGTGACACAATCAAACTCTTTCCATCATCCTCCACATTTTCTGCAAG AAACTCCGGCAGGAGACGTCACCTCAGCAACAAGCTTTCTAAAAGCATCAAGGAATCTAATAGCACCGCAGA CAAGGGTATGGCTAATGGTAAACAAAATACAAGTTCAGCGCATAAATTTGTGATAGGTGCAGCTGTAGGTGCATCTCTCCTAGTGATCCTCGCAATTATTATCTCTATGGTTTGCCTCTACAAAAGACGAGTAATGGCAGGGCCAAAATTTAGTATGAGAAGTTACTCAGTGACAAGGA ATGCAGTCTATTCAGTACCAAGCACAAATACCACCTTGAAGTCAATATCTATCAGGAATTTCACATTGGAATACATAGAAGCTGTTACACAGAACTACAAAACTTTGATAGGTGAAGGTGGCTTTGGATCTGTTTACCGTGGTACCTTGACCGATGGTGAAGAAGTGGCTGTAAAGGTCCGGTCAGCCACTTCAACTCAGGGAACTCGAGAATTCAATAATGAG CTGACCCTTCTCTCAGCTATTACGCATGAGAACCTGGTCCCTCTTCTTGGCTACTGCTGCGAGAATGACCAACAAATTCTGGTTTATCCCTTTATGTCAAATGGCTCCCTACAAGATCGGTTATATG GAGCAGCAGCAAAAAGGAAGACTCTAGACTGGCCAGCCAGACTTTCCATTGCTTTAGGTGCAGCAAGAG GTTTGTTGTATCTTCACACTTTCTCGGAGCGTTGTCTGATCCATAGGGATGTTAAATCAAGTAACATACTCCTGGATCAAAGCATGTGTGCCAAGGTTGCTGATTTTGGATTTTCAAAATATGCATCTCAAGAAGGGGATAGTGGTACTTCCTTAGAAGTAAGGGGAACAGCTGGGTACTTGGACCCAGA GTACTACTCAACCCAACATCTATCAGCAAAAAGTGATGTCTTCAGCTTTGGAGTTGTCCTACTTGAAATCCTAACAGGTCGAGAGCCTCTCAACATAAACAGGCCAAGAAATGAGTGGAGCTTGGTTGAATGG GCAAAACCTCTAATAAGAAACTCaagagttgaagaaattgtggATCCAACACTCAAGGGAGGGTATCATGGTGAGGCACTGTGGAGAGTGGTAGAGGTGGCCTTGGCATGCACAGAGACATACTCCACTTACCGACCATGTATGGCGGACATCATAAGAGAGCTTGAGGATGCATTGATAATAGAAAACAATGCATCAGAATACTTGAAGTCCCTGGACAGCTTTGGAGGATCAAATCGTTTCTCTATAGAAAGGTCCATTGTCCTACCACCTATTAAATCTCAAATAGAATCATCAAGTCTCCTCTCAAACCCAGCTCCTCCACAACCAAGATAA